The Methylobacterium durans nucleotide sequence GCCGCGGCGGCCGCGACGGGATGGTTCCCCCCTGCGGCCGCTCGGCGAGGATCGGCGCGGCGCTCTCCTCGGGCATCCGCGCGGCCTCGATCGCCTGCGCGAGCCGATGGGCGACCGCGCGCGCCTCCGGTACCGAGCGAAGCATCGGCTGGGGCTCGGCGACGCGCCACGGCCGGGCATGGGGCCAGAGATGCAGGTAGGCGATGCGGGTGCCGGGCTTCAGGCGAACGGGCAGGTCGCCCGTTCCGTCCGAGAAGGTGTGCAGGCCCGCATCCGCGATCGCCGCGAAGGGCAGGTTGAGCGTGACCGGCAGCGCGATCCCGACACGCATCACGATCCGCCGGTTGGTGATCGTGTAGGTCGTGGTGCGCGCCGACAGCCAGCCGAGGAGCGCGACGAGGGCGAGGCTGACGCCGAAGGCGGCGAGCGTCGGCGCCGTCACGGCGGCCGCGTCGGCGAGGCTCGCCGCCGGCAGGGCCTGCCAGAGGGCGAGCGCCGTGAACCACAGGGCGACGAGGCGCAGGTGCAGGGCGCGCAGAGCGATCCCCGAGGCCGTCGGGCGGCCCTGCCAGAGGATGCGCTCGCCCGGCGGCAGCGGCTCCGGCAGGCCCTTCGGCACGTCGAACGCGTTCGCGGGGGCGCTCACAGCAGGGCCTCCTGACGGTTCGGCGTGGCATAGAGGGTGCCGGCGCCGAAATAGGCCATGATCTTCTCCTCCTCGAGGAGCGTCACGGAATCCGGGTCCTTGGTGCCGGGGATGTCGGCGAACTGGCTCGCGAGCAGCGCCTCGCTCTTCACCGTGCGCGAGAACCGGCCCGTCCGGCAGAAGGTGTGGGGCATCAGCACCCGCCGCCCGCCCGCGCCGAGTTCGACCTCGTAGTAGCGAACCATGCACTCGCCGCGGTCGATCCAGAGGTCCGTGACCGTGCCGGCCACTTGCCGGTCGGCGCCGAACACCGTCATGCCGATCGGGTTCGGGCCGTCCTCGTGCACCGTGAAGTGGGTCGCCACCCGTAGGGGCACGATGCGCTTCTGGCCGTCGAAGGTGTGGTCGTGCTCGTCGTCCCGGTGCACCCAGGAGCCGGGGCCGATATGGTCCTGCATCGGGTTGCCGCCGGGCTCCAGCGGTGCGCCTGGCCAGGGCTCGCGCTTGTGGCCGACGAAGTTGCGGTCGGGCTTCGTGTCCATCTGCGGCGCGGCCTTCACCTTGCCGTCCGAGAGATGGAACAGCTTCGGCGTCGGGATCAGGATCGGGTCGGGGCTCTTGAGCGTGCCGGTGACCTCGGCCTCGAGGGGGTAGCCCTCGCGCCGGTCCTCGCGGCGGATCCAGAAGACCAGCCCGGCGAAGAAGATCCAGAACGCGTACAGAACCACCTGCGCCACATCGACGTAGCCCGTGATCTCACCTCTTGGCATGGCGAACCTCCCGACGCTCAGCTGGACGGTTGGACGAGGGCGGACGGAGCGAGGCCGCGCTCGGGTCTGGGGTGGGCGCGGCGACCCTCGCGCACGAGGGGGCCGATGGCGACGAGGGTCGCGAACAGGAGCGCGATCTCGATGTGGTAGACGACGAGGTAGCCGATCGAAGGATCGCTGAGCGCCTCGCCCAGCGCCCCCGAGGTGGCGAGGTCCGAGCC carries:
- the puhB gene encoding photosynthetic complex putative assembly protein PuhB; this encodes MSAPANAFDVPKGLPEPLPPGERILWQGRPTASGIALRALHLRLVALWFTALALWQALPAASLADAAAVTAPTLAAFGVSLALVALLGWLSARTTTYTITNRRIVMRVGIALPVTLNLPFAAIADAGLHTFSDGTGDLPVRLKPGTRIAYLHLWPHARPWRVAEPQPMLRSVPEARAVAHRLAQAIEAARMPEESAAPILAERPQGGTIPSRPPRLAVAG
- the puhA gene encoding photosynthetic reaction center subunit H — translated: MPRGEITGYVDVAQVVLYAFWIFFAGLVFWIRREDRREGYPLEAEVTGTLKSPDPILIPTPKLFHLSDGKVKAAPQMDTKPDRNFVGHKREPWPGAPLEPGGNPMQDHIGPGSWVHRDDEHDHTFDGQKRIVPLRVATHFTVHEDGPNPIGMTVFGADRQVAGTVTDLWIDRGECMVRYYEVELGAGGRRVLMPHTFCRTGRFSRTVKSEALLASQFADIPGTKDPDSVTLLEEEKIMAYFGAGTLYATPNRQEALL